The following proteins come from a genomic window of Yinghuangia sp. ASG 101:
- a CDS encoding non-ribosomal peptide synthetase, with product MDSPSNAAARRRELLRRLRADAGLEANRRDDAIPVRDPAARAPLSSVQHSLWTHHRMYPGSTSYNGCLAVAISGPLDTEALRNALHGLLARHEVLRTTYRVDAAGDPYQAVSPVGSPAPLPVRDLTHIAADDRAAEAESHAVRLASRPFDLSRDHPIRYELLRFAPDEHALVQVVHHIAWDGGTWGVLSRDLADLYGRFAGTTGTADAPPDPRVQYADFATWERGRPVPEAGLSFWRERLAPVPTPTALPADGPRPALSEERGGRRVRAFAPEVADALRDFAAREGVTAFTAALTAFTVVLHRYTGDTDIPVGTLVMDRSHPDVARLVGNFGNTVVLRADLSDGDRPLTFRQAAARLRDVCGDAFGHQNTPFDAVLDAVRPPRRPGRTPLFDTMFGLLTQDLGELGLPGLRTTWRHIHNGTTQFDLALEGFLRPGSLVVEATYREGLLAAETVDRLLGHLETVLAAAIAAPDTPVGRLELLTRDEIAALTSAPATTGTSADALSGTALAPSPVAALIDRQIADAPDRVAVIAGDTTWTYAELDARADAFAAAILGRSRPAGAEPVVALALPRGADLVAALLGVLRSGAAYLPLDLNHPRERIAMMLDDARPDLVVCAEDGRLPDSGVPVLRVDTVPADAGPLGERPAVSPDSPAYVVFTSGSTGRPKAVAGTQRALANRLRWGRDSGEIGHPAPRTRIAKSALTFIDGTTELLGGLTAGDTLVIADDTTATDPAALTALIDHHRIQVVTAVPSLLDTMLDTAAPGSLGSVRTWIVSGEALPASLADTVAARTPGARLVNLYGCSEAAGDSLAHTVGATPSRSSGEGVPIGRPIAETRAYVLDAYLSPVPPGVTGELYLAGHGLARGYLNQPARTAERFVPNPYGPPGTRLYRTGDLASRHPDGTLTYHGRTDHQTKIRGIRIEPAEIELLLVARPDVARAAVTAVPPEPVLCAYVVAAPGAVLDPAALRADLARTLPAQLVPGVFVVLDALPLNANGKVDRAALPAPSAASATTTRRAPSDDREHALLAVFAEFLRRTPDELGVDDDFFALGGHSLLAARVANRVRGELRVEVSVADIFHAPTVAALGRLVAEAPPVRPRVRDFADTARTPHGDAATGTVEAPASFAQAGLWFDEEVRGSSAAYCLPLGVRLRGTIDPEALRAALRDVVARHEALRTVLCAGPDDLPVQRVLPVADSAAWLRFDVVEAGTWSSERLDAEISALVARTFRLDTDLPVRAGLFLRAESDGTPAAVLVLVLHHAAADRWSFTPLLADLARAYEGRRNTRALPGGGTRVFGDTPAVRYTAFAAWQRALLGERDRPTPLAERQLAYWDEALRGAPAETPLPADHPRPATPSHRGGSVLHTLSPALADGVRRVAHDTGASVFMVLHAGVAALLHRHGSGADIVLGAPVSGRTDEDLDDVVGFFVNSVVLRTDVGGDPDFSELVARVRSADLAAFAHADVPFERVVDRLNPERSAARHPVFQVMIAHHRAEEIDFGLSGTEAEAFLPESTAAMFDLELRFVETRGDGIAVHASYATDLFEHDTVVRLLDRFAFLLDAVTADPALRLGAAPVLPPAEREALLGDVDAEPPVAETAAEAGSPVAALIDRQIADAPDRVAVIAGDTGWTYAELDARADEFASAVLHRLRAGGPRAGAEPVVALALPRGVDLVAALLGVLRCGAAYLPLDLNHPRERIAMMLDDARPDLVVCAAPERLPATAVPILRPEDAVATGARLGERPAVSPDSPVYVVFTSGSTGRPKAVAGTQRALANRLRWGHDSPDIGHPTPRTRIAKSALTFIDGTTELLGGLTAGDTLVIADDTTATDPAALTALIDRHRIQVVTVVPSVLAAMLDGAGRGSLASVTTWIVSGEALPASLADTVAARTPGARLVNLYGCSEAAGDSLAHAADPTATGRAVPIGRPISHTRAYVLDARLAPVPPGVTGELYLAGHGLARGYLNQPARTAERFVPNPYGPPGTRLYRTGDLARRHPDGTLTYHGRTDHQTKIRGIRIEPAEIEAELTRRHDVRAAVVSSRPGPTGAPWLVAYVVPVPGAAPEPESVRAELTDRLPEYLVPAAVVVLDALPTNASGKVDRNALPDPERAEPAASVPPSGPVEEALARLFAQLLNADRVGARESFFALGGDSIGATLLAARARKAGLRFTVRDLFRNPSVAALARVVAVDPAFEAAGATGPAEDPRAPHTPEATAPAEPRVVSAPPLLHILREQAGSAGPHGCHIALVRDLPSGTAAWDRLAPACAALIARHDALRLVVTPVSRRLWRTSVAPVCPDEAPVTVTAPTRPEDLAEVVDREVRAAAERLDVTEGRSLRVVGIPGAADGRGRVLVVAHPLAVDETSVEAVADELAGAVVAFAARHTDSPPRADAAAPTDSTATEPAWWTEELRGATPAEPPTSDGTPGADAAAEGGPEATILLPGGAADARAIAAAAFLAALRDQSAADAERLVIERMVDPRRDLAPGTGQPLGAFGYVYPLAFDAHGPLPDVADRDARGASYTALRFASRGGARALALPAVPRIVLRDGRFTDASGIAASWGSSPRWTVEAALACRADGDKTVCRLRLATHGPVAGAWLHDLLDRWVRAAASGTGTAPEGPATPERFGADAAASGPPAPPPPPGASATSGVPTGPSGTAAPGTAPPSPSGASDAPAAPATSTLPTDTDSGRTT from the coding sequence TTGGACAGCCCGAGCAACGCCGCCGCCCGACGCCGCGAACTCCTGCGCCGTCTCCGCGCCGACGCCGGCCTGGAGGCGAACCGCCGCGACGACGCGATCCCCGTCCGCGACCCGGCGGCCCGCGCCCCTCTGTCCTCGGTCCAGCACAGCCTCTGGACGCACCATCGGATGTACCCGGGCAGCACGTCGTACAACGGCTGTCTCGCCGTCGCGATCTCCGGGCCTCTCGACACCGAGGCGTTGCGGAACGCGCTGCACGGCCTCCTGGCCCGGCACGAAGTCTTGCGCACGACCTACCGGGTGGATGCCGCCGGGGATCCGTACCAAGCGGTGTCGCCGGTCGGGTCGCCCGCGCCGCTGCCGGTCCGCGACCTGACGCACATCGCCGCCGACGACCGGGCGGCCGAGGCCGAAAGCCACGCGGTACGCCTCGCGTCGCGGCCGTTCGACCTGTCCCGCGACCATCCGATCCGGTACGAACTGCTGCGCTTCGCCCCCGATGAGCACGCGCTCGTCCAGGTCGTCCACCACATCGCGTGGGACGGCGGCACGTGGGGCGTCCTGTCGCGCGATCTCGCCGACCTGTACGGCCGGTTCGCCGGGACGACCGGCACGGCCGACGCGCCGCCGGATCCGCGCGTCCAGTACGCCGACTTCGCCACGTGGGAGCGCGGGCGTCCCGTCCCCGAGGCCGGGCTGTCGTTCTGGCGCGAGCGGCTGGCGCCGGTCCCGACCCCGACCGCGCTGCCCGCCGACGGCCCGCGGCCCGCGCTGTCGGAGGAGCGCGGCGGTCGCCGGGTGCGCGCGTTCGCCCCGGAAGTCGCCGACGCGCTTCGCGATTTCGCGGCCCGCGAAGGCGTCACCGCGTTCACCGCGGCGCTCACCGCGTTCACCGTCGTGCTGCACCGCTACACCGGCGACACCGACATTCCCGTCGGCACCCTCGTGATGGACCGCTCCCACCCCGATGTCGCGCGGTTGGTCGGCAACTTCGGGAACACCGTCGTGCTGCGCGCCGATCTGTCCGACGGCGACCGGCCTTTGACGTTCCGTCAGGCCGCGGCGCGGCTCCGCGATGTGTGCGGTGACGCGTTCGGCCACCAGAACACGCCGTTCGACGCGGTCCTCGACGCGGTGCGGCCTCCGCGCCGGCCGGGCCGGACACCCCTGTTCGACACCATGTTCGGGCTGCTCACGCAGGATCTCGGCGAGTTGGGGCTCCCGGGCCTGCGCACCACGTGGCGGCACATCCACAACGGCACGACGCAGTTCGACCTGGCCCTGGAAGGGTTCCTGCGTCCGGGATCGCTGGTCGTCGAAGCGACGTACCGCGAAGGCCTGCTCGCCGCCGAGACCGTCGACCGGCTGCTGGGGCACTTGGAGACCGTGCTCGCCGCGGCGATCGCGGCACCCGACACCCCCGTCGGCCGCCTGGAGCTGCTGACCCGGGACGAGATCGCGGCCCTCACGTCGGCACCGGCCACCACGGGCACATCCGCCGACGCGCTCTCGGGCACCGCCCTCGCCCCGAGCCCGGTCGCGGCGTTGATCGACCGCCAGATCGCGGATGCGCCCGACCGCGTCGCGGTGATCGCGGGCGACACCACGTGGACGTACGCGGAACTGGACGCGCGCGCCGACGCGTTCGCCGCGGCGATTCTCGGCAGGTCGCGACCCGCCGGTGCGGAACCCGTCGTCGCCCTCGCCCTTCCGCGCGGCGCGGACCTGGTCGCGGCACTGCTCGGTGTGCTGCGCAGCGGCGCCGCGTACCTCCCCCTCGACCTCAACCACCCGCGCGAACGCATCGCGATGATGCTCGACGACGCACGGCCCGACCTGGTCGTGTGCGCGGAGGACGGCCGACTGCCCGACTCCGGCGTTCCGGTGCTGCGCGTCGACACCGTCCCGGCGGACGCCGGACCGCTGGGCGAGCGCCCGGCCGTCAGCCCGGACTCACCCGCGTACGTGGTGTTCACCTCGGGCTCGACCGGCCGTCCCAAAGCGGTCGCGGGGACGCAGCGCGCTCTCGCGAACCGCCTGCGCTGGGGCCGCGATTCCGGCGAGATCGGCCACCCCGCACCGCGCACCCGCATCGCGAAGAGCGCGCTGACGTTCATCGACGGCACCACCGAACTCCTCGGCGGCCTCACCGCCGGAGACACCCTCGTCATCGCCGACGACACCACCGCCACCGACCCCGCCGCGCTCACCGCCCTCATCGACCACCACCGCATCCAGGTCGTCACGGCGGTCCCCAGCCTGCTCGACACCATGCTCGACACCGCCGCGCCCGGCTCGCTCGGATCGGTGCGGACGTGGATCGTCTCCGGCGAGGCGCTGCCCGCGTCCCTCGCCGACACGGTCGCGGCCCGGACACCGGGCGCTCGGCTGGTGAACCTGTACGGCTGCTCCGAGGCCGCCGGCGACAGCCTCGCCCACACGGTGGGCGCCACGCCGTCGCGCTCGTCCGGGGAGGGCGTGCCGATCGGTCGGCCGATCGCGGAAACGCGGGCGTACGTTCTCGACGCGTATCTGTCCCCGGTGCCGCCGGGCGTCACGGGTGAGCTGTATCTCGCCGGTCACGGCCTCGCCCGCGGCTACCTCAACCAACCCGCCCGCACCGCCGAACGCTTCGTCCCCAACCCCTACGGACCCCCCGGCACCCGCCTCTACCGCACCGGCGACCTCGCCAGCCGACACCCCGACGGCACCCTCACCTACCACGGCCGCACCGACCACCAAACCAAAATCCGCGGCATACGCATCGAACCCGCCGAAATCGAGCTGCTGCTCGTCGCGCGCCCCGATGTCGCCCGCGCGGCCGTCACCGCCGTCCCACCCGAGCCGGTCCTGTGCGCCTATGTCGTCGCCGCCCCGGGCGCCGTTCTCGATCCCGCCGCACTGCGCGCCGATCTCGCGCGGACGCTGCCCGCGCAACTCGTCCCGGGCGTGTTCGTCGTGCTCGACGCGCTGCCGCTCAACGCCAACGGCAAGGTCGACCGCGCGGCCCTCCCGGCACCGTCCGCCGCGTCCGCGACGACGACGCGCCGCGCGCCGTCCGACGACCGCGAACACGCCCTGCTCGCGGTCTTCGCGGAGTTCCTGCGCCGGACGCCGGACGAACTCGGCGTCGACGACGACTTCTTCGCCCTCGGCGGCCACTCGCTCCTGGCCGCCCGGGTGGCCAACCGCGTGCGCGGCGAGCTGCGTGTGGAGGTGTCCGTCGCCGACATCTTCCACGCCCCGACGGTCGCCGCACTGGGCCGCCTCGTCGCCGAGGCCCCGCCGGTCCGCCCCAGGGTGCGCGACTTCGCCGACACCGCGCGCACCCCCCACGGTGACGCGGCGACCGGCACGGTCGAGGCCCCGGCCTCGTTCGCGCAGGCCGGGCTGTGGTTCGACGAAGAGGTACGCGGCTCGTCGGCCGCCTATTGCCTGCCCCTCGGCGTGCGCCTGCGCGGCACGATCGACCCCGAGGCGCTGCGGGCGGCCCTGCGCGACGTCGTCGCGCGGCACGAGGCGCTGCGCACGGTCCTGTGCGCGGGCCCCGACGACCTGCCGGTGCAACGCGTCCTGCCCGTCGCGGACTCCGCCGCCTGGCTGCGGTTCGACGTCGTCGAGGCCGGCACCTGGTCGTCGGAGCGTTTGGACGCGGAGATATCCGCGCTCGTCGCGCGGACGTTCCGGCTCGACACCGATCTCCCGGTCAGGGCCGGGCTGTTCCTGCGCGCGGAGTCCGACGGCACCCCCGCCGCCGTGCTGGTCCTGGTGCTGCACCACGCCGCCGCCGACCGCTGGTCGTTCACACCGCTGCTCGCCGACCTGGCCCGCGCGTACGAGGGGCGCCGGAACACCCGGGCGCTGCCCGGCGGGGGCACCCGGGTATTCGGCGACACACCGGCCGTCCGCTACACCGCGTTCGCCGCGTGGCAGCGCGCCCTCCTCGGCGAACGCGACCGGCCGACGCCGCTGGCCGAACGGCAACTGGCCTACTGGGACGAGGCATTGCGCGGTGCGCCGGCCGAAACGCCGCTGCCCGCCGACCACCCGCGCCCGGCGACCCCGTCGCACCGAGGCGGCAGTGTCCTGCACACGCTGTCGCCCGCCCTCGCCGACGGCGTACGCCGCGTCGCCCACGACACCGGGGCCAGCGTCTTCATGGTGCTGCACGCGGGTGTCGCGGCGCTGCTGCACCGGCACGGGTCGGGCGCCGACATCGTGCTCGGGGCGCCCGTCTCCGGGCGCACCGACGAGGACCTGGACGACGTGGTGGGCTTCTTCGTCAACAGCGTCGTGCTGCGCACGGACGTCGGCGGCGACCCGGATTTCTCCGAACTCGTGGCCCGTGTGCGCTCGGCGGACCTGGCCGCGTTCGCGCACGCCGACGTCCCGTTCGAGCGGGTGGTCGACCGGCTCAACCCCGAGCGCTCGGCGGCCCGGCACCCGGTCTTCCAGGTGATGATCGCGCACCACCGTGCCGAGGAGATCGACTTCGGCCTCTCCGGCACCGAGGCCGAGGCGTTCCTGCCCGAGTCGACGGCCGCGATGTTCGACCTCGAACTGCGGTTCGTGGAGACGCGGGGGGACGGCATCGCCGTCCACGCGTCGTACGCCACCGATCTGTTCGAGCACGACACCGTCGTCCGGCTGCTGGACCGGTTCGCGTTCCTGCTCGACGCGGTCACCGCCGACCCGGCGCTGCGGCTCGGCGCGGCCCCCGTTCTGCCGCCCGCCGAGCGCGAGGCCTTGCTGGGGGACGTCGACGCCGAGCCTCCGGTCGCCGAGACCGCGGCCGAAGCCGGAAGCCCGGTCGCGGCGCTGATCGACCGTCAGATCGCGGATGCGCCCGACCGCGTCGCGGTGATCGCGGGCGACACCGGCTGGACGTACGCGGAACTCGACGCCCGCGCGGACGAGTTCGCGTCGGCCGTCCTGCACCGGTTGCGCGCGGGCGGCCCGAGGGCGGGCGCCGAACCGGTCGTCGCGCTGGCGCTCCCCCGCGGCGTGGACCTGGTCGCGGCGTTGCTCGGTGTGCTGCGCTGCGGCGCCGCGTACCTCCCCCTCGACCTCAACCACCCGCGCGAACGCATCGCGATGATGCTCGACGACGCACGGCCCGACCTGGTCGTGTGCGCGGCCCCCGAGCGGTTGCCCGCCACGGCGGTCCCGATCCTGCGGCCGGAGGACGCGGTCGCGACGGGCGCACGCCTCGGCGAACGTCCGGCCGTAAGCCCCGACTCGCCGGTGTATGTCGTGTTCACGTCGGGTTCGACGGGTCGCCCGAAGGCCGTGGCCGGGACGCAGCGCGCTCTCGCGAACCGCCTGCGCTGGGGCCACGATTCCCCCGACATCGGCCATCCGACGCCGCGCACCCGCATCGCGAAGAGCGCGCTGACGTTCATCGACGGCACCACCGAACTCCTCGGCGGCCTCACCGCCGGAGACACCCTCGTCATCGCCGACGACACCACCGCCACCGACCCCGCCGCGCTCACCGCCCTCATCGACCGCCACCGCATCCAGGTCGTGACCGTGGTCCCGAGCGTGCTCGCGGCGATGCTCGACGGTGCGGGGCGCGGGTCACTGGCGTCCGTCACCACGTGGATCGTGTCGGGTGAGGCGCTGCCCGCGTCCCTCGCCGACACGGTCGCGGCCCGGACACCGGGCGCGCGGCTGGTGAACCTGTACGGCTGCTCCGAGGCCGCCGGCGACAGCCTCGCCCACGCCGCCGACCCCACCGCGACCGGCCGAGCCGTCCCCATCGGCAGGCCCATCAGCCACACCCGCGCCTACGTCCTCGACGCCCGCCTGGCCCCCGTACCCCCCGGGGTGACGGGTGAGCTGTATCTCGCCGGTCACGGGCTCGCCCGCGGCTACCTCAACCAACCCGCCCGCACCGCCGAACGCTTCGTCCCCAACCCCTACGGACCCCCCGGCACCCGCCTCTACCGCACCGGCGACCTCGCCCGCCGACACCCCGACGGCACCCTCACCTACCACGGCCGCACCGACCACCAAACCAAAATCCGCGGCATACGCATCGAACCCGCCGAAATCGAGGCGGAATTGACGAGGCGTCACGATGTGCGAGCGGCGGTGGTGTCGAGTCGGCCGGGGCCGACCGGGGCGCCGTGGCTGGTGGCGTACGTCGTTCCCGTTCCCGGGGCGGCACCGGAACCGGAGTCCGTGCGGGCCGAGTTGACCGACCGGCTGCCCGAATACCTGGTCCCGGCCGCGGTGGTGGTCCTCGACGCGCTGCCGACGAACGCCAGCGGGAAGGTCGACCGCAACGCGCTCCCCGATCCCGAGCGCGCCGAGCCCGCGGCGTCGGTGCCGCCGTCCGGACCGGTCGAGGAGGCACTGGCACGGCTGTTCGCCCAACTCCTGAACGCCGACCGCGTGGGAGCCCGCGAGAGCTTCTTCGCGCTCGGCGGCGACAGCATCGGGGCGACGCTGTTGGCGGCCCGGGCACGAAAGGCCGGGCTGCGCTTCACCGTTCGGGACCTGTTCCGCAACCCGAGCGTGGCCGCGCTGGCCCGCGTCGTCGCGGTGGATCCCGCGTTCGAGGCGGCCGGGGCGACGGGACCGGCCGAGGATCCCCGGGCGCCCCACACTCCCGAGGCCACGGCCCCGGCGGAACCGCGCGTCGTCTCCGCCCCGCCGCTCCTGCACATCCTGCGCGAACAGGCCGGATCCGCCGGGCCGCACGGCTGCCACATCGCGCTGGTGCGCGACCTTCCGTCCGGTACGGCCGCGTGGGACCGCCTGGCTCCCGCCTGTGCCGCACTGATCGCGCGGCACGACGCGTTGCGGCTCGTGGTCACGCCCGTGAGCCGCAGGCTGTGGCGTACCTCGGTCGCGCCAGTCTGCCCGGACGAGGCCCCGGTCACCGTGACCGCGCCGACCCGGCCCGAAGACCTCGCGGAGGTCGTGGACCGGGAGGTCCGGGCCGCGGCCGAGCGCCTTGATGTCACCGAGGGCCGCTCGTTGCGCGTCGTGGGCATTCCCGGCGCGGCCGACGGTCGCGGCCGGGTCCTCGTCGTCGCGCATCCGCTCGCGGTCGACGAGACCTCCGTCGAGGCCGTCGCGGACGAACTCGCGGGGGCGGTCGTCGCGTTCGCCGCGCGGCACACGGACTCCCCGCCGCGCGCCGACGCCGCCGCGCCGACCGACTCGACGGCAACCGAACCGGCCTGGTGGACGGAGGAGTTGCGCGGTGCGACGCCCGCCGAGCCGCCGACCTCCGACGGCACCCCCGGCGCGGACGCCGCGGCCGAGGGCGGGCCGGAGGCCACCATCCTGCTGCCGGGCGGCGCGGCCGACGCCCGCGCAATCGCCGCCGCGGCCTTCCTCGCGGCGCTGCGCGACCAGTCGGCCGCGGACGCCGAACGCCTGGTCATCGAGCGCATGGTCGACCCGCGCCGCGACCTCGCGCCCGGTACCGGGCAGCCGCTCGGAGCGTTCGGGTACGTGTATCCGCTCGCGTTCGACGCGCACGGTCCGCTGCCCGACGTGGCCGACCGGGACGCCCGAGGCGCCTCGTACACCGCCCTGCGCTTCGCGAGTCGTGGCGGTGCCCGGGCGCTGGCCCTTCCGGCGGTGCCGCGCATCGTGCTGCGCGACGGCCGGTTCACCGACGCGTCGGGGATCGCCGCGTCGTGGGGGTCCTCCCCGCGCTGGACGGTCGAGGCGGCACTCGCGTGCCGGGCCGACGGCGACAAGACGGTGTGCCGACTGCGTCTGGCCACGCACGGCCCGGTCGCGGGCGCATGGCTTCACGACCTCCTCGACCGGTGGGTGCGGGCGGCGGCCTCCGGGACCGGAACCGCTCCCGAAGGGCCCGCCACCCCGGAGCGGTTCGGCGCGGACGCGGCGGCGTCCGGCCCCCCTGCCCCGCCGCCGCCCCCGGGCGCGTCGGCGACTTCCGGTGTGCCGACCGGCCCGTCCGGCACCGCCGCCCCCGGGACGGCCCCGCCGTCGCCGTCCGGCGCGTCGGACGCACCCGCGGCCCCCGCCACCTCGACCCTTCCGACCGACACGGACTCTGGGCGGACGACTTGA